GCGTTGCCTCTAGCGCTCTCCGGAACAAAAGCGGCTCTATCTATCTCTTTCATAACCAAAAGCAATCTATTATCTTTTATGCCCCGGGCTTGAATCTGAGACTCTACCATTTTCAATAACTGAGATTTAAAACCATTCATCTACCGCAGAGGACTTTGAAAAAATATCTCAAGAAACGCATCGTATCCCGGAAAGGCCTGATATGGCTTCTTCTGCCTTTTAGGTAGACTGAAGAGATATTAACAGACTCTATCCTACATCCTTTATTTATAGATTTAAGCAGTATCTCTGATTCAACTTCAAACTTATTGCTAGATATGTTTAGACCTGAAAGCGTATGCTCTCTCAATAATTTCAACCCGCATTGCGTATCCGGAATATATACCTTAGCAATACAAGAGAGTGCTTTGGAGATCAGAGTATTTGTCGTCTTTCTTATCCAAGGCATATTCTGCGGACGCCACATTCTATTTCCTATGATTATATCAGCGCTTGAATTTAAAGATACATTATATATAGCAATTAAGTCTTCTACCTTATGCTGTCCGTCAGCATCAGCAACTATAATATCTTTATAGCCCTTGCTCTCTGCATAATCGAAACCTCTTTTTAGCGCAGCACCTTTACCCATATTGATCTCATTTTTTAACACTGCAACCGAATAAGAACCTGCTAGCTGATAAGTGTCGTCTATAGAGCCATCATCGACGACAAGAATGTCAAAAAGGTTAGGTCTTAATATATCCTCTAAAACACCGCCCAGTAACCTCTCTTCATTATGTGCAGGAATAACTACTAATGGCTTCATAGTAGCTATAGTATAAAGCAGTTGAATTAAAAATTAAATATTAAATATTAAAAGTGGGGAAATTTTATTGAACAGGGTAAGCTTCGACAACATGCTCGTGCTTATATAAAACCCTATAGACCTTATTTTTGTAAAGAGCGAAGAACTCGCCTTTACCAATATAACTTAAAGTAGTCTTACCTGACTCAGAGTCCACGATCTTTTTAATATAGAGATGACTTAAAACGTCTCCATCGTGAATCTTCTTAACAATATCGTTAAACTCCGCCTGAGACCTGATGACTCTCTCTTCTTTTATATCGTAGCTGTAATTTTTATGTATCTCAATCCTACTGCCGCAATTCTCCAGACAGCTCTGAAATGAGATATACTTCTTTCTCCGATCATCCGAAAGCTCCCTTTTATAGTAAAGTTCTTTCATAATTTTATCTCCTTGCCGTATTTATACCATCTAAACATAGTAAAATCAAGTTTTGTAAATATTTTTATAAAGTGTATAAAATAAACCAATAAAACCTTGTACAACATTGATAAGCAAAAGATTGGGTTTAAATACGCTATTATTTACAACTTTTCTTAAATTTTATCCTCTTCTCTTCCCCTCTTATCAACCTAATAAGATTAGCCTGATGGCGAAATATTATCAGGGCTGAATATATAGTTATAAAGGATAATAAGAACGGCTGCTCGCCCCTAATAAGAAGAATTATAGGTAAAATTAAGATTGCTGAAATCGAAGAGAGTGAAACAATTTTAAAAATACTAAACACAACAATCCAACTTGAGGCAGCAAATAAACAAAAAATAGGATTTATACCTAAAAGAACTCCTAATGTAGTTGCGACACCTTTGCCGCCTTTAAAGCGAAGGAAAGGAGTCCAACAGTGACCAACAATAACAGCCAACCCTGCTACATATATAATGCTTTGAGGCGCTAGCTTTACAACCAGAAAACCTTTAAGAATATCTAACAAAAGAACTAATACTCCGGCAATCGGACCAACAACTCTAAGCACATTTGTCGCACCAACATTGCCGCTACCTCTCTTTCTGATATCAACTCTGGAAAAAACTCTAGATATAATATAGGCGAATGGAACCCCTCCTACTATGTAAGCAAAGAAGATAAAGACTGCCTCTCTCATAACTACCTCTCCTTTTTCCCGTTAAATACCATATTGATAGGTGATCCAAAGAATCCAAATTTACGACGTAATCTTCGCTCAAGAAAATTTAAGTAGTTCTTCTTTATTAACTCAGGATGATTTACGGTAAAGACCATCTTGGGAGGATAGGTATCAACTTGAGCACCGTAATACATCTTGAAAATTTTCTTACCCTTGGCCAGACCGGGATGAGCATCTTTTATTTCTTCAATAAAACTATTTAACTGCGACGTCTTTACCCTTAAGCCCATATTCTCATAGACCGACTTGGCAATCAGGAGCACTTCCTCTAACCCCTCCCTCTCTGTAGCTGAGAAATAAGTAACGGGAATATGCTCTATGATGGGCAACCTCTCTTTTATTAATTCCTCATACTCGCCCAAGGATTTTTCGATAAGGTCTTTTTTGTTTATA
The DNA window shown above is from Candidatus Kaelpia aquatica and carries:
- a CDS encoding glycosyltransferase family 2 protein, producing the protein MKPLVVIPAHNEERLLGGVLEDILRPNLFDILVVDDGSIDDTYQLAGSYSVAVLKNEINMGKGAALKRGFDYAESKGYKDIIVADADGQHKVEDLIAIYNVSLNSSADIIIGNRMWRPQNMPWIRKTTNTLISKALSCIAKVYIPDTQCGLKLLREHTLSGLNISSNKFEVESEILLKSINKGCRIESVNISSVYLKGRRSHIRPFRDTMRFLRYFFKVLCGR
- the plsY gene encoding glycerol-3-phosphate 1-O-acyltransferase PlsY is translated as MREAVFIFFAYIVGGVPFAYIISRVFSRVDIRKRGSGNVGATNVLRVVGPIAGVLVLLLDILKGFLVVKLAPQSIIYVAGLAVIVGHCWTPFLRFKGGKGVATTLGVLLGINPIFCLFAASSWIVVFSIFKIVSLSSISAILILPIILLIRGEQPFLLSFITIYSALIIFRHQANLIRLIRGEEKRIKFKKSCK